Genomic window (Zingiber officinale cultivar Zhangliang chromosome 2B, Zo_v1.1, whole genome shotgun sequence):
GaactcctcttcctcttcatcctccTTCACTATCAAAACTGGACCCGGTCCAACCTTTCCGTCGAATTCCTGTTTAACAATAAGAAGAAGAGCTGAATAAATTAGATAATGAAATTGAGTCAAACCGGGTCGAGCCCGATTGGACCACAAGTCCGGTCCAGTCCGTGGGAGTAAAAAATGACGAGACCAAAAGCCGTGCACGCATGCCCCGGTCCCCACTCTTTCTGCGGACAGGCCCAGAAAAAGATAAGAGAGTACTATTCATCATAATTAATGGAATATTAACTTTACATTACATCAATCCCTATCCTAAACTTTCCGCCGGGCCTCTCGATTAATTACTAATTACGCGCTTAGTTATGTGTAGCAGTGTTTGTTGGTTTTCCGTTTGGAAGCCTCTAATGATGGTTATAGGATTCATTAGGGTGGATTTGGAGAGGCCCGTCGACGATTTTATGGTATTAAAGCGCTGGAAAGCAGCGCACCTAATTGTGGCTTTGGGGCCCCTAAATAATGGAGGGAGCACTGTTTGTCAAATGTGGGGCCGATGGTGCAAAATTAGCGAATTTTAAGGGGTGATGTGAAGTTTTGTAAGTGGAGTGATGTGAGTTTCGTTACTCACCGTCGCCGGCGAGGGGGTGGCGGTGGTGCTGGCGAtggtggcttcttcttcttcgttttcTGATGGCTGCGACGACGATGAGAGGGATGACGAGTATTCTTTCTTGGCTTCGCCGGAGGCGGTGGCTGGGTCGTAGGCGAGGACAGGGGAGGAGTCGACCGGCGACACGAATCGGAGGGGCTGCCACCGGACGGGGTTCGCCCACGTGGCGTCTTCGACTGTGGCGGATTTCTGCTCCGCCTCCGGCCTCTGTTTCTTCCTCTTCCAGGAGAGCACCGAGAAGGCGGTGCGCTCCGAGCGCGCCGCCTGCAGGCAGCGCCTTTTGACGGCCTCGATGACGGCAGAGAATTTACCGAGCGCATTCCCGTTGGCCGTCGCCGCGTCTTGGACGGCGGTACTTCTCCCGGCCGTCTTCTTGCGAAGTTCGCCGTCGAGGAGGCTACGGACGGTGACAACGCCGCCGCCGCCGAGCACGAGGCCGTCGTCGTCGTCGTGGTCGAGCTCCAGGTACTCCTTGAGCATGAGCGGCTTCGGCGCCACCATCGGCGTCGTCATCGATCGAATTGAGGGGGCGGAGGAGGGCCCgcacgaggaggaggaggaggagcttcGTCGGCGATTCGATTGCTTCACGCCATGGGCGAAAGCTGGGTGGGCTTCGTCTTGTTCGACGGCATTTATTAATGGCCGAGCTTCTCCCCAACACTTTGAGTTTATTTACTCCACTGAATCGAGAtaacatttatttattttctaaaaaatatttttaaaattcttttattatCAATATTTATTGTATTACTTTGAATTAAATTATCATCTAAATCCTCCACTTATTACTAACAATAAAGAGCATTATTTTAACAATAATTCTAGACTTTCCTTTCCCTCAGCTGTTAAAACATTCTCGGAAGAGTAATTAGCAGTCAAATTGTCGTTAATAGTTGGGCAAAATTCAAAAACGCTTTTGTTATTGAAATTCTTAATGTTGCATccatcttttattattttttttaattaaaagtgCTTCTCACTAATCCCTATATAAAATGACGGCGGTCCTCATATTGTAATAACTATGATTTTTTTAAGAGTATTACTAAATggtcagaatctggccagctagaatatatgcatgcatgcatatgcatgggtattttagtaatttcatatgaccacattaattatatgcatgtccATGCATGCATTTTAATTGGAAGATAGAgatttctagctggccagattctggctaGCAAGATTTACTCTTTTTTTAATTATTACCATATTTATAACCGTTATAGCTATGGTTTCTTAATTGTTACTGTAGTTATAACCGTTTCAGTTTAATAGTTACTTTGTTACCTGCTATAACTATGGTAATAATTATGGTTTTATAATTAGGGTAATACTaaatggccagaatctggccagctagaatcaATACATGCAAGTGTACACATgagtattttagtaatatcatatgtgtACATTAAATACATGCATGTACATACATGCATTCTAATTGGAGCATGTATTGATTCTAGCTGGTCAGATTCTGGCCAACAAGAATTACCGTTATAATTATTATAAAGTgaatttatcatatttatacaaTTGATGGATCGATTTAATATGTatggtaaaaaataataatatggaACAGCTTATTTGAGGGCAGTTTGTTATTTTCGAAGACAACGGGCGcctatgataaaaattaaaaggacgTCAGTCTTACTGTTAAAAAAAATAGGGCTTCTTTGATTTTTGCCCTTAATTCTTTGAAATAAAGGTGGTACGAGACAAGTGAAGTGAAATAATAGCAGCTCAGCCTCGTGTGGCTTTGTTTGGAGAACCTTCATCGACATTGATGGGTTTGTCTTCTTCGATTTAAGttctgtttttttaaaaaaaaattatttgtgtaTTATAATTTTTACTgttgttttttttctatttcaaattaattatcattGTTTTCAACTGTTATAATATTAACATGCATCCTTTTAATCATGTGAGTATtggattatatttgattttaatCATTCATTTTAGTGCCATTAACTTGGGTTAAATCATGGTACGATAAATtcgattaaccaagttagacgaGTTGGTTAGTGGATTCAATTATGAGTTAGATGAGCTGAATGAGATGGACGGATCGAATAGATTGTTATATCGAATcgaaataagtttaaaattaagtagATTTATATGATTTTATATGGACATAAAAGGTGATTATGACTAATGCTAGATGGAATAAGACAAGGGTAAGGTTGCAAACGTTGACAAGTATTTTTAGATCACGAAACAAGTTTTCATTCATAAATCCCAACATCACATGAGAGGTTTTACATATCACCATGAATTGATGGCCGACCAAATCATGCATCCTTTTTCTTTCATTAAAAAAGAATACAAAAAATGAGGAGCAAAAAAACTTTAACAGatttcaattatatatatatatggataaaaATCAAAAGACACTCCAAATGGTACAAAACATCAAATGAATGCctctttataaaaataaataaataaataaaaggatgtctcttcaataatttaattttgaaaatatctttTGATCCAACATTATTGTAGTAATTATTGATAGCTGTTACAATATGTAAAAGTTATCGAATAACTATCACAATATGTAGATACTGCCAAATAGTTGTTATAACATGTAAAATCTATGAGTAGTTGCTATAACATGTTTAAGATGAATTTAGGGTTTACACTGTGTAAAAGTTACcaaatagctactacaacatgcaAAAATTACTTGATAGTTGCTACAATATGCTTAAGGTGAGTTTAGAATTTAAGACTTAGGATTTAGAGTCTATGaacactattatatcaaaatattatttacctacttgatcaaattatttaaatttaatcaaaatcacTTTCAAATAGTTGTAAAAGCTATTATGTAGTTGTTACAATTCTAAAGTTCAAATCCTAAATTCATCCTAAATATATTGTAGCACCTACTATTAGCTTCTACATATTGTAATAGCTACTCGTTAGTTTATATGTAGCGTAAACTCTAAATCCTTAATCTTAAACTCACTTTAAACACATTATAACAGCTATTAGGTAACTTCTATAATAGATTGTAATAGCTATCAGTAGTTACTATAATAGCACTGGGTCACAAGGATATTTTTGAGAGGTTAACCATGGATGTCAATATAGGAACCCAACTTAGAAGGTTACCCCTTTAGGATGGGATCTTGAATGGAGAAGAAGGTATAGGTATAGCCTTCAAAATCcaagggtatatatatatatatatatatatatatatatataattaaaaaatatattaattattaaatatttatattatcaATTTACCCTCCTATAATGTGTACCATGGCTTTCCACTTATTATGAATGATCTCCTTTTGCTCCTTCACCATCATGCAATTTCTTGTTGCCTTCTCTGCCTAACTACTCAAGGGTAGGCCGTCTCTTTTCCACCTATGTTACTTCTCCTCATCAATCCACTTTCGTATCTCTTTCTCACTAGTGAagaaatttattattaaaaataaattgaatatttatAAACAAATTTAGTGTTCATGataatagtttattttttttcattcaataTACACTAGATCAATTACAGatcaattatataaataaatttgaacatatATGTATTCAGTTTGTTAATATTCATGAGCATATTAATCATATTCAtcaataaaattcttatcaatgtgttaaataaatatttaaaaaattaaaatgaataaataaatttatattatcaatctcaataattaatcaaataagtttaaaatgtaaaaatataaaataattaaataaatttgaattgagtGTTCGATAGCAAATTTAAATTAAGCTTGAACTATGGTCAAACTCATAAAAAACAGAGAAAacaaaataaatcaagtcaagattGAGACTTGTtagcgtttggttaaatgatgagaatgactatgggtatgaaTTTGATAGTAAAgtagaatgagaatgagaatagaAATAAAATTCACATAATTATATGGGTTTGATTGATTTCCATAAATTTAGAAATCATTCCCAAATTGTCATTCCTAAATatataatccaaacattatcttttactatcattctatTTCCTGATTCTCAAATCCATCAATCAAATACCCCCTTAATTCATTTTAAGTTTAACTTGATTTGGTGAGATTATTAAACATCACAAAATTGACTCGGTTTGACTTTGACTTAGCTCTTTTTAGTCCTACTTTTATATGGACTTCAAGCTTTTATCTGGACTTCGAGCTCCATTTGAGATAAGAGCCATGAGATTCGATACAAAGTCATTAAgatcaaaattatttattattattgtacaaaataaatattttttttagataagATTAATAATAGTAGAGACGCTCGGGCAGTTCTTAAATATTCAGGGGGCGTTtgattctttcctaggaatagatatcggaatgagaatcattgtatagtggaatgagaatgggtatgagcatggatatcactcttaaaagcaatgtttggttagttacatattttctatcgaaataaatcaaaattttcttttttacccttgaaggaaaataagagaaagaaatagatataagagaaagatgaatgtgagagaaaaatatgatgaaagagaattatgagagagaaagtatgatgagaaagaatgaagagagagaaagtgtgatgagagaaaatgagaaaagagagtgtgataggagagagcatgacgagagaaagtatgatgagagaggatgaagagagagaaaatgtaatgaggaaaaatgaggagagagagtgtgatgagagagattgagaagagagaaagtattgtgagagagaaagtatgatgagagagaaagtgtgttgaggaaaaaaaagaagggagtgtgacaagagagatcgaggagagagaaaatgtgatgagagtgaaagtgtgatgagaaaaaaaaaagagaaaagagggtgtgatgggagagattgaggagagagaaagtatgatgagaaaaaaaagaaggaagagagtgcgatggaatagatcgaggagagagaaagtatgatgagagagaaagaaagtgtgataggagagattaaggatagagaaagtgtgtgataaaatgatgagagagaaaatatgatgagagaggataaggagagagaagtgatatgaaagaaaaaataaataaatatattttgatattaagggagaaaattttagttttaggtcaagggtatttttgaaataagggaatattttgattgatgaaaataggataatgactaattgaagaggagatttatgggaatgagttattacccaatttcaaagatttattcccttatttgtattcttatttctataatccaaacattaacaatgataaTCAAtgattcttattctcattctttATTCTTATTCTCCTAAATCAAACGTCCCCTCAGTTCAATTCTCGACTACTGTGTACCACATAAATTTCCTaagatgaaaaattaggacctTGACTGTTAGACAAGGAATTAATTGTGTTTTTGGATTattgatgataataataatattctATTATTTATCTGACGATAAAAAGGGGAACGCTGAGTTACACTTCCAGGTTCCCGTGCGCTCTTTTCGTCCGCTCGTGTGCGTCTCGAGCGTCGACAACAAGATCTGTGCGTATCGACAAGATCTATGTCGGTGTCGGAAATCTAAAACAAAATCTGTCGATCGGCAATTAGATTGCGAATCAAGCGAGGGTGTCGAAATGTCTGCACGTGGAAAcctcaaaaaatattttcaagtattctttttttatttcaatgtctcatatttaattaaatttgttttcAAATCAATTCGAAGTATTAATTCGAGATACATGTAGATTTTAATAGATCCAATAATCTCTCCCACAAGTTATTTTGACAATGTCCAAACCCTAGAtatcattctttaaaaacatcCGAATGAAGAAATTAAATTACTTTTCccacaacaaaaattctaattgtTCTTTTGCAAATATGCATATTTTGTTAAATACAAAGCTACAAACTTCGAATTAGCAAAAGCTCAAAATCTCATCCTATATCGGCTACTTGAGTTATAGGGTGCTCTAGTGCCGCACGAATTGTCTAGCGTCGTCGCCTGACTGCCTTCCATAAGGATTACTCGAGCTGATCCCGTGT
Coding sequences:
- the LOC122045931 gene encoding uncharacterized protein LOC122045931, whose product is MTTPMVAPKPLMLKEYLELDHDDDDGLVLGGGGVVTVRSLLDGELRKKTAGRSTAVQDAATANGNALGKFSAVIEAVKRRCLQAARSERTAFSVLSWKRKKQRPEAEQKSATVEDATWANPVRWQPLRFVSPVDSSPVLAYDPATASGEAKKEYSSSLSSSSQPSENEEEEATIASTTATPSPATEFDGKVGPGPVLIVKEDEEEEEFYRSLDSIERTTEQLLHRIRRFEMLAELDHAAECCSRSSDGEYEEEEEEEEEERAWELLGRLKANPPPRGGEKLLLDFFIQGGKAGGGGVVISLRQRPRQGATTTTEMLCSDRRWIDGRLRGEAEQHSGHGEAATLREMEKDGRWRCFHEEEEELGLQVGDEMLQSLVEELVKELA